From a single Herpetosiphon gulosus genomic region:
- a CDS encoding GxxExxY protein: protein MATILLADEVFAVVGAAIEVHRELGSGFLEAVYQEALALELAQRQIQFAAQAPLAIRYKQQLLQKNYIADFICYNQVIVELKALNRLTTLEEAQLINYLKATQFRVGLLINFGGLGKLEWKRLVR, encoded by the coding sequence ATGGCAACGATTCTTTTGGCAGACGAAGTATTCGCGGTGGTTGGGGCGGCGATTGAAGTACATCGCGAGTTGGGCAGCGGATTTCTAGAGGCTGTTTATCAAGAAGCACTTGCATTAGAGTTGGCACAACGCCAAATTCAGTTTGCGGCCCAAGCACCTTTGGCAATTCGTTATAAACAGCAATTACTCCAAAAAAACTATATTGCTGATTTTATTTGTTACAACCAAGTCATTGTTGAGCTAAAAGCGCTAAATCGTTTGACAACTCTCGAAGAAGCGCAACTGATTAATTATCTCAAAGCAACCCAATTTCGGGTTGGGCTATTGATTAATTTTGGTGGTCTTGGCAAGTTGGAATGGAAACGCCTAGTTCGTTGA
- the secA gene encoding preprotein translocase subunit SecA: MFKWLGKLLGDPNAKVVKKMQPTLDEINALEPTMKALSDEQLREKTAELRTRFAELTKADREALDDRYADENRHDSTVEKDYQKELRTIEDAALDELLPEAFALVREASSRVIGQRHYDVQMIGGIVLHEGRIAEMKTGEGKTLVASLPLFLNAIPGRGAHLVTVNDYLAKVGGGWMGPIFHSLGMSTGYIAHDYSAIYDPNYIDPNAKQDDSRLVHWRPCSRREAYMADMTYGTNNEYGFDYLRDNMVQHKDQCVQRELHYAIVDEVDNILIDEARTPLIISGPAQESSDNYRRFSSLVRGLKRSSISPDEVRKGLKDDFDGDYWIDEKSRSITLTESGLEVMEKRLNLPDGENMYDAKNFELTHYLENALKAEYVFHRDVDYVVQNGEVVIVDEFTGRTMPGRRWSDGLHQAVEAKEAVEVRRENVTLATITFQNYFRMYNKLGGMTGTAITEAEEFSKIYNLEVVIIPTNRQVVREDYRDHIYASQKAKYHAVLREIKEMHAVGRPVLVGTTSVESSEIVSNLLKQEGLEHYLLNAKQHEREAYIVAQAGRTGAITIATNMAGRGTDILLGGNPDGLIEEHLKALGTTIADATPEQLAQVQAQAKADVEAERKAVMEAGGLHIIGTERHEARRIDNQLRGRAGRQGDPGSSRFFISLEDELMTRFGRIDTIKRLMERMSDGDEELPLESGLLDKAIESAQTRVEGYNFDVRKHVVEYDDVVNKQREVIYADRHAILGGEDMGDRILEMVVDEIDIHVEEFLDNRELDKPDLEGFLRQLYSIVPQLKAQETELAARFKGKQADEIGEIATEVVEEAYNRLGEELATQYTTLLQRGVQPIPGVSGPEAFFAHFERQEMLGAIDREWIDYLTAVDEMRQGIGNVAIAQQDPLVAFKREAFKMFDELKGNIQNRIVYNFFTDAANWQVRLRQVELEMEARLALAQTAGGSENATEEAPKPAKRGVGGAARRVSNAAGQAAPARRIVIKIGRNDPCPCDSGKKFKACHGLPGKEAELEAILAVKHTHAQAVGKK; this comes from the coding sequence ATGTTTAAATGGCTTGGGAAACTACTGGGCGACCCCAACGCTAAGGTTGTGAAGAAAATGCAGCCAACCTTAGATGAAATTAACGCCCTTGAGCCAACAATGAAGGCTCTTAGCGATGAACAACTCCGTGAAAAAACGGCTGAATTACGCACACGGTTCGCAGAGCTAACCAAAGCGGATCGTGAAGCGCTCGACGACCGCTACGCCGACGAAAATCGCCACGATTCCACCGTCGAAAAAGACTATCAAAAGGAATTACGGACGATTGAAGATGCGGCGCTTGATGAATTGTTGCCCGAAGCTTTTGCTTTGGTGCGCGAAGCCTCAAGCCGCGTGATTGGTCAACGTCACTACGATGTCCAGATGATCGGCGGGATTGTGCTGCACGAAGGCCGCATCGCCGAAATGAAGACTGGCGAAGGTAAGACCTTGGTGGCTTCCTTGCCCTTGTTCCTCAATGCAATTCCTGGCCGTGGCGCACACTTGGTTACCGTCAACGACTACCTCGCCAAAGTTGGTGGTGGCTGGATGGGGCCAATCTTCCATAGCCTCGGCATGAGCACGGGCTATATCGCCCACGATTATTCAGCGATTTACGACCCCAATTATATCGACCCCAACGCCAAACAAGATGATAGCCGTTTGGTGCACTGGCGGCCTTGCTCACGCCGCGAAGCCTATATGGCCGATATGACCTACGGAACAAATAATGAATATGGCTTCGATTATCTGCGCGATAACATGGTGCAGCACAAAGATCAATGTGTGCAGCGTGAATTGCACTATGCGATTGTTGACGAAGTAGATAATATTTTGATCGACGAAGCCCGTACTCCCTTGATTATCTCTGGCCCAGCCCAAGAATCCAGCGATAACTATCGTCGGTTTTCTTCGTTGGTGCGTGGCCTCAAGCGCTCAAGCATTTCGCCAGATGAAGTGCGCAAGGGCTTGAAAGACGATTTCGATGGCGATTATTGGATCGACGAAAAATCACGCTCAATTACCTTGACCGAATCGGGCTTAGAGGTGATGGAAAAACGCCTCAATTTGCCTGATGGCGAAAATATGTACGATGCCAAGAACTTTGAATTAACTCATTATTTGGAAAACGCCCTCAAGGCCGAATATGTTTTCCATCGTGATGTTGATTATGTGGTGCAAAATGGCGAAGTCGTGATCGTCGATGAATTTACAGGCCGGACAATGCCAGGTCGGCGTTGGTCAGATGGCTTGCACCAAGCGGTTGAAGCCAAAGAAGCGGTCGAAGTGCGCCGCGAGAACGTCACCTTGGCAACCATCACCTTCCAAAACTACTTCCGAATGTACAATAAACTTGGTGGCATGACTGGTACAGCGATCACCGAAGCTGAAGAATTTAGCAAAATCTACAATTTGGAAGTGGTGATTATCCCGACCAATCGCCAAGTCGTGCGCGAAGATTATCGCGACCATATTTATGCCTCGCAAAAAGCCAAATATCACGCCGTACTGCGCGAAATCAAAGAGATGCACGCAGTTGGCCGCCCAGTTTTGGTCGGTACAACCTCGGTCGAAAGCTCCGAAATTGTCAGCAATTTGCTGAAGCAAGAAGGGCTTGAACACTATCTTTTGAATGCTAAGCAACACGAACGTGAAGCTTATATCGTGGCTCAAGCTGGTCGCACGGGTGCGATCACAATTGCGACCAACATGGCTGGTCGGGGAACTGACATTTTGCTGGGCGGCAACCCCGATGGTTTAATTGAGGAACATCTCAAAGCTCTTGGCACAACCATTGCCGATGCAACGCCTGAGCAACTAGCCCAAGTCCAGGCCCAAGCTAAAGCCGATGTCGAGGCTGAGCGTAAAGCTGTGATGGAAGCTGGTGGCTTGCACATCATCGGCACTGAGCGCCACGAAGCTCGCCGGATTGATAACCAACTCCGTGGTCGGGCTGGCCGTCAAGGCGACCCGGGTTCGTCGCGCTTCTTCATTTCACTTGAAGATGAGTTGATGACCCGCTTCGGACGAATTGACACGATCAAGCGCTTGATGGAGCGTATGTCTGATGGCGATGAAGAATTGCCACTCGAATCGGGCTTGCTCGATAAAGCGATCGAAAGTGCCCAAACTCGGGTTGAAGGTTATAACTTTGATGTGCGTAAGCATGTGGTCGAATACGACGACGTGGTGAACAAGCAGCGCGAAGTGATCTACGCTGACCGCCATGCTATTCTTGGCGGCGAAGATATGGGCGACCGGATTCTTGAGATGGTCGTTGATGAAATCGACATCCATGTCGAAGAATTTCTCGATAACCGCGAGCTAGACAAGCCCGATCTCGAAGGATTCTTGCGTCAGTTGTATTCGATTGTGCCCCAACTCAAAGCCCAAGAAACTGAATTGGCAGCCCGCTTCAAAGGCAAACAAGCTGATGAAATTGGCGAAATTGCTACCGAAGTGGTGGAAGAAGCCTACAATCGGCTTGGCGAAGAGTTGGCAACCCAATACACCACCTTATTACAACGCGGAGTTCAGCCAATTCCTGGGGTCAGCGGCCCAGAAGCCTTCTTTGCCCACTTCGAGCGCCAAGAAATGCTGGGGGCAATCGATCGCGAATGGATCGATTATCTAACAGCGGTTGATGAAATGCGCCAAGGCATCGGCAACGTCGCAATTGCCCAACAAGATCCATTGGTAGCCTTCAAACGCGAAGCCTTTAAGATGTTCGACGAACTCAAAGGCAACATTCAAAACCGGATCGTCTACAACTTCTTTACCGACGCTGCTAACTGGCAAGTGCGTTTGCGCCAAGTTGAGCTTGAAATGGAAGCCCGTTTGGCTCTGGCTCAAACCGCTGGTGGTTCAGAAAACGCTACTGAAGAAGCTCCCAAGCCCGCCAAACGTGGAGTTGGTGGGGCGGCGCGACGGGTCAGCAATGCCGCAGGCCAAGCTGCACCAGCCCGCCGAATTGTGATCAAAATCGGCCGCAATGATCCTTGCCCATGCGATAGCGGCAAGAAGTTCAAAGCTTGCCATGGCTTGCCGGGCAAAGAAGCCGAACTTGAGGCGATTTTGGCGGTCAAGCATACCCATGCTCAAGCAGTTGGCAAAAAATAG
- a CDS encoding NmrA family NAD(P)-binding protein: MANTQGLVAITGAAGQLGRLVLQQVLEKVAANQVVAITRDPAKLADVAAQGVKVVAGDFSDPAGLTAALAGVERVLMISIDVIGGERVRLQTDAVKAIAAAGVKHLVYTSAINPAEAPMEFLREHAATEQAIVASGLSYSFLRNNFYFETITDKVKGALAGGVIAAAAGDAAAGLVARADCAAAAAAALVSANTTSEVYNITGPVSLSHKAIAETVAEFAGRDVVYQPIDAASAQQQLEQFGLPAQIAGFVVAIDHDLIGSGALDLVTNDVERLTGKPAQSLAEYLNANRGLFS, encoded by the coding sequence ATGGCAAATACCCAAGGTTTGGTAGCGATCACAGGTGCGGCTGGGCAATTAGGTCGTTTGGTTTTGCAACAAGTGCTCGAAAAAGTTGCGGCAAATCAAGTTGTGGCAATCACCCGCGATCCCGCCAAATTGGCCGATGTCGCTGCTCAAGGGGTTAAAGTCGTTGCTGGCGATTTTAGCGATCCCGCTGGTTTGACCGCTGCCTTGGCTGGAGTCGAGCGTGTCTTGATGATTAGTATCGATGTGATTGGCGGCGAACGAGTGCGTTTGCAAACTGATGCAGTCAAAGCAATCGCAGCGGCTGGCGTGAAGCATCTGGTTTATACCTCGGCAATCAATCCCGCCGAAGCCCCAATGGAATTTTTGCGTGAACACGCTGCGACCGAGCAAGCGATCGTAGCCAGCGGTTTGAGCTACAGCTTCTTGCGCAACAACTTCTATTTTGAAACAATTACCGATAAAGTGAAAGGCGCTTTGGCTGGGGGCGTAATCGCTGCCGCCGCTGGCGATGCCGCTGCTGGCTTAGTTGCCCGCGCCGATTGTGCTGCTGCCGCCGCTGCCGCTTTGGTCAGCGCTAACACAACCTCAGAAGTGTATAACATCACTGGCCCTGTGAGCTTGAGCCACAAAGCAATCGCTGAAACTGTGGCTGAATTTGCAGGCCGCGACGTGGTTTATCAGCCCATTGATGCCGCCAGCGCCCAACAACAACTTGAGCAATTTGGCTTGCCTGCCCAAATCGCAGGTTTCGTCGTCGCGATCGACCACGATTTGATCGGCTCAGGCGCGTTGGATCTTGTGACCAACGACGTTGAGCGCTTGACTGGTAAACCAGCTCAATCATTGGCCGAATATCTCAATGCCAACCGTGGTTTGTTTAGCTAG
- a CDS encoding sulfurtransferase, which produces MSDYVNPEVLVSTDWVAEHLNDPKVRLVESDEDILLYEMGHIANAVKINWQDDLNDLQIRDYIDGDDFAALLSRFGISNDTTIVFYGDKNNWWACYAYWVFQLLGHEKLKIMNGGRKKWIDEGRELTRVVPTFEPTSYVVGEPKPEIRAFRDDVLAHIGRPNPRQTAIELPTGHSLVDVRSPDEYTGKKLHMPEYPQEGAVRGGHIPGAVNVPWAKAVNDDGTFKSADEIRQLYGDVGVTPESDTVVYCRIGERSSLTWFVLHELLGYKNVRNYDGSWTEWGNVVGLPIHNPTTSK; this is translated from the coding sequence ATGAGCGATTATGTGAATCCTGAGGTCTTGGTGAGCACGGATTGGGTTGCCGAACATTTGAATGATCCCAAGGTGCGCTTGGTTGAGTCGGATGAAGATATTTTGCTGTATGAGATGGGCCATATCGCCAACGCCGTCAAAATCAATTGGCAAGATGATTTAAACGATTTGCAGATTCGTGATTATATTGATGGCGACGATTTTGCTGCCTTGCTGAGCCGATTTGGGATTAGTAACGACACCACCATCGTTTTTTATGGCGATAAAAATAATTGGTGGGCTTGCTATGCTTACTGGGTTTTCCAATTGCTTGGTCACGAAAAGCTCAAAATTATGAATGGTGGCCGCAAAAAATGGATCGATGAAGGCCGTGAATTGACTCGCGTTGTGCCAACATTCGAGCCAACCAGCTATGTTGTCGGCGAACCCAAGCCTGAAATTCGTGCTTTCCGCGATGATGTTTTAGCCCATATTGGTCGGCCAAATCCGCGTCAAACCGCGATTGAATTGCCCACTGGTCATAGTTTGGTTGATGTACGCTCGCCCGATGAATATACCGGCAAAAAATTGCACATGCCCGAATATCCCCAAGAAGGTGCTGTGCGCGGCGGCCATATTCCAGGCGCGGTCAATGTGCCTTGGGCTAAAGCAGTCAACGATGATGGCACATTCAAAAGCGCCGATGAAATTCGCCAATTATATGGCGATGTTGGGGTTACGCCCGAAAGTGATACCGTGGTTTATTGCCGGATTGGCGAGCGCTCATCATTGACTTGGTTTGTGCTGCATGAATTGCTGGGCTACAAAAATGTGCGCAATTATGATGGCTCTTGGACTGAATGGGGCAACGTGGTTGGCTTGCCAATTCATAATCCTACTACAAGCAAATAG
- a CDS encoding cysteine desulfurase: MSVQTTLDIQAIREQFPLLDQSINGHRLAYLDSTATAQKPLAVLEAMDRYYRTINANVHRGVYQISEAATEAYEGTRRTIGRFIGAKSTKEIIFTRNTTEAINLVAQSWGRANLQAGDRILLTVSEHHSNLVPWQLLAAQIGVELDFIELDAHGRLDLSKLDQLLTERTKLVAMTHMSNVLGTINPVERVIAAAKQVGALVVVDGAQSVPHIPVNVQELGCDFLAFSGHKMCGPTGIGVLWARRELLEAMPPFMGGGDMIKRVGLRESSWNDLPWKFEAGTPAIAEAIGLGAAIDFLNGLGMEAIHERERQLTHYAWDKLNGIDGLTIFGPPAAERGGLVSFTLAGVHAHDVAAILDTQGIAVRAGHHCTHPLHDILGVPATVRASFYLYTLEEEIDRLAEALVLARDTFQL; the protein is encoded by the coding sequence ATGTCTGTACAAACAACCCTTGATATTCAGGCCATTCGCGAGCAATTCCCGCTCTTGGATCAATCGATTAACGGCCATCGCTTAGCCTATTTGGATAGCACCGCAACTGCCCAAAAGCCGTTAGCTGTGCTTGAAGCGATGGATCGCTATTATCGCACGATTAATGCGAATGTTCATCGAGGCGTGTATCAGATTAGCGAAGCCGCTACCGAAGCTTATGAAGGCACACGCCGCACAATTGGCCGCTTTATCGGCGCGAAATCGACCAAAGAAATTATTTTTACCCGCAATACCACCGAAGCTATTAACTTGGTTGCTCAAAGCTGGGGTCGTGCTAATTTGCAAGCAGGCGATCGAATTTTGCTCACAGTCAGCGAACATCATTCCAATTTAGTGCCATGGCAATTGCTAGCAGCCCAAATTGGTGTAGAGCTTGATTTTATCGAGCTTGATGCTCACGGTAGGCTCGATCTGAGCAAGCTTGATCAATTATTGACTGAACGCACCAAATTGGTGGCAATGACTCACATGTCGAATGTATTGGGTACGATCAATCCGGTTGAACGGGTGATTGCTGCTGCCAAACAGGTCGGAGCCTTGGTGGTGGTGGATGGGGCGCAAAGTGTGCCGCATATTCCAGTCAATGTTCAAGAGCTTGGCTGTGATTTCTTGGCCTTTTCAGGGCATAAAATGTGTGGCCCAACCGGCATTGGGGTTCTGTGGGCGCGACGCGAATTACTTGAAGCGATGCCGCCGTTTATGGGTGGCGGCGATATGATCAAACGGGTCGGGCTACGCGAAAGCTCATGGAACGATCTCCCATGGAAATTCGAGGCAGGCACGCCAGCGATTGCCGAGGCAATTGGCCTTGGCGCGGCGATAGACTTCCTCAATGGGCTTGGGATGGAGGCGATTCACGAGCGCGAACGCCAATTAACTCACTACGCTTGGGATAAACTCAACGGCATCGATGGGTTGACCATTTTTGGTCCACCTGCTGCCGAGCGCGGTGGCTTGGTGAGCTTTACCTTGGCTGGTGTGCATGCCCACGATGTGGCAGCGATTCTCGATACCCAAGGGATTGCAGTGCGGGCTGGGCATCATTGTACCCATCCGTTGCACGATATTCTGGGCGTGCCAGCAACGGTACGCGCATCATTCTACCTATACACGCTTGAGGAAGAAATTGATCGTTTGGCCGAAGCCTTGGTTTTGGCTCGCGATACCTTCCAACTGTGA
- the sufU gene encoding Fe-S cluster assembly sulfur transfer protein SufU, giving the protein MDDLYRENILDHYRHPRNYGELEQPTIVQHEHNPLCGDQLSIYLLVENERIVDVKFKGKGCAISQASASMLSEELAGKSVDEAKAFDKQTILDLLGIPIGPVRLKCALLSLKTLKAGLYGVNLVDDDEDRL; this is encoded by the coding sequence GTGGACGATTTATATCGTGAAAATATATTAGATCATTATCGCCATCCGCGAAATTACGGCGAGCTTGAGCAGCCAACGATTGTGCAACACGAGCATAATCCGTTGTGTGGCGATCAACTCAGCATTTATTTGTTGGTCGAAAACGAGCGGATTGTTGATGTAAAATTTAAAGGTAAAGGTTGTGCGATTAGCCAAGCTTCAGCCTCGATGCTCAGCGAAGAACTTGCTGGCAAAAGCGTTGATGAAGCTAAAGCCTTTGATAAACAAACCATCCTCGATTTATTGGGGATACCGATTGGTCCCGTGAGGCTGAAATGTGCCTTGCTCTCGCTCAAAACGCTCAAAGCTGGTCTCTACGGGGTCAATCTGGTTGACGACGATGAGGATCGCCTTTGA
- a CDS encoding non-heme iron oxygenase ferredoxin subunit, with protein sequence MSFHVVATLQDLVETSAIQIDFAGEQVGIFRCGTQYFATSNICTHAYAELHEGELDVDDCTIECPLHGARFDLASGRPRSLPATEPLKVYNLKIEGDQILLEA encoded by the coding sequence ATGAGCTTTCACGTTGTTGCAACGCTGCAAGATTTGGTCGAAACGTCAGCGATTCAAATTGATTTTGCTGGCGAGCAAGTCGGGATTTTTCGCTGTGGCACGCAATATTTCGCCACCAGCAACATCTGCACCCATGCCTATGCCGAATTACACGAGGGCGAGTTGGATGTTGATGATTGCACGATTGAGTGTCCGTTGCATGGCGCACGTTTTGATTTAGCTAGTGGCCGCCCGCGCTCGTTGCCAGCGACCGAACCATTGAAGGTCTACAACCTCAAAATTGAAGGCGATCAAATTTTGCTTGAGGCTTAA
- a CDS encoding NUDIX domain-containing protein translates to MRSTIRSLVTQIAPLDLREQADCNETLAWIDSDAPLFRTAKPATPPMHLVSYIVVYDPATAQILLVDHRNAQLWLPCGGHVESDEHPAITVIREIEEELGIQAEFYWQDPCFITVTETVGLTAGHIDVSLWYVVQADSQQPLAYDQAEFSQIRWFALDQLPLERSDPQLGRFIGKFQRLLKREAPRLLAVR, encoded by the coding sequence ATGCGTTCAACCATTCGTAGCTTAGTGACTCAAATTGCCCCTTTGGATTTACGCGAGCAGGCCGATTGTAATGAAACCTTGGCATGGATCGATAGCGATGCGCCACTGTTTCGCACGGCCAAGCCTGCAACCCCGCCAATGCACTTAGTTTCCTACATTGTGGTGTACGATCCGGCGACGGCTCAGATTTTATTGGTCGATCATCGCAATGCTCAATTATGGTTGCCATGTGGCGGCCATGTTGAGTCAGATGAACATCCAGCAATCACCGTGATTCGTGAGATCGAAGAAGAATTGGGCATTCAAGCTGAGTTTTATTGGCAAGATCCCTGCTTCATCACCGTGACCGAAACGGTTGGGTTGACCGCAGGTCATATTGATGTTTCCTTGTGGTATGTAGTGCAAGCTGATTCGCAACAACCATTGGCCTACGATCAAGCTGAATTTAGCCAAATTCGCTGGTTTGCGCTCGATCAACTGCCGTTGGAACGCAGTGATCCGCAGCTTGGGCGCTTTATTGGCAAGTTTCAACGGTTGCTCAAACGCGAAGCTCCACGACTATTGGCAGTGCGTTAA
- a CDS encoding TetR/AcrR family transcriptional regulator translates to MLGNAVKIDPRTKRTRKLILDALIQLLRTRTFEEVTVNEIAEAATINRATFYAHFSDKYALVDELIRDGFMLYLDRRMQHYPDTPTRYMQALLWAIADHWAMIHGQCNQYHRFFDSLAENQIKRMLEQHIQTWLDHYGPLRGVPAMQRQLLATMLSWSVYALAARWLYSDRCQNLEHFINDSVPLLVGSIDALKG, encoded by the coding sequence ATGTTGGGAAACGCAGTTAAAATTGATCCGCGCACCAAGCGCACCCGTAAATTAATTCTTGATGCCTTGATTCAGCTCTTGCGCACCCGTACCTTCGAAGAAGTCACAGTTAATGAGATTGCCGAAGCTGCGACGATCAATCGCGCAACCTTCTATGCCCATTTCAGCGATAAATATGCCTTGGTCGATGAGCTGATTCGTGATGGCTTTATGCTGTATCTTGATCGGCGCATGCAGCATTATCCCGATACGCCAACGCGCTATATGCAAGCTTTGCTATGGGCGATCGCCGACCATTGGGCGATGATCCATGGTCAATGCAACCAATATCATCGGTTTTTCGATTCGTTGGCGGAAAATCAGATCAAGCGCATGCTTGAGCAGCATATTCAAACCTGGCTTGATCATTATGGGCCGTTACGTGGTGTGCCAGCCATGCAACGCCAATTACTGGCAACTATGCTTAGTTGGTCGGTTTATGCATTGGCCGCCCGCTGGCTGTATAGCGATCGTTGCCAAAACCTCGAACATTTTATCAATGATAGTGTGCCATTGCTGGTTGGTAGCATCGACGCTTTGAAAGGATGA
- the sufB gene encoding Fe-S cluster assembly protein SufB, which translates to MSNPAQNEIEFDYSKYGFRDEENYTFKSSKGLSADIVRTISEMKGEPEWMLQRRLKALEIFHKKPLPVSGVWANPRLAELDFQDIHYYVRPGERAENNWDDVPESIKNTFEKLGIPEAERKFLAGVGAQYESEVVYHSLREEWEKLGVIFLDTDTGLKEYPELFKEYFGTIIPSADNKFAALNTAVWSGGSFVYVPKGVKVDIPLQAYFRINAENMGQFERTLIIVDEGAEVHYIEGCTAPVYSTNSLHSAVVEIIVKKGGKCRYTTIQNWANNIFNLVTKRAVAYEDASMEWVDGNIGSKLTMKYPAVYMMGRGAKGEVLSVAYAGEGQHQDAGAKMVHGAPDTTSRITNKSVSKNGGRTTYRGLAKVMRGAHNAKINVVCDALILDDRSASDTIPYIEIEEDSATVAHEATVGKIGEEQLFYLMSRGLDEAEALSMIVLGFMEPFTRELPMEYAVELNRLIQMEMEGSVG; encoded by the coding sequence ATGTCCAACCCTGCACAAAACGAAATCGAGTTTGATTACTCGAAGTACGGCTTTCGCGACGAAGAGAACTACACATTCAAATCCTCAAAGGGTCTGAGTGCCGATATTGTGCGCACGATCTCGGAAATGAAGGGCGAACCTGAATGGATGTTGCAACGCCGCTTGAAGGCGCTGGAAATTTTCCATAAAAAACCATTGCCCGTTAGTGGTGTCTGGGCCAACCCTCGCTTAGCCGAGTTGGATTTCCAAGATATTCACTATTATGTGCGGCCTGGCGAACGCGCCGAAAATAACTGGGACGATGTACCAGAAAGTATCAAGAATACCTTTGAAAAATTGGGTATTCCTGAAGCCGAACGCAAGTTCTTGGCTGGCGTTGGCGCTCAATACGAATCAGAAGTTGTTTACCACTCGTTGCGCGAAGAGTGGGAAAAACTGGGCGTGATCTTCCTTGATACCGATACTGGCTTGAAAGAGTATCCAGAATTGTTCAAGGAATATTTCGGCACGATCATTCCTTCAGCCGATAACAAATTTGCTGCCTTGAACACAGCGGTTTGGTCGGGTGGTTCGTTCGTCTATGTGCCCAAAGGTGTCAAGGTCGATATTCCATTGCAAGCCTATTTCCGCATCAACGCTGAAAACATGGGCCAATTCGAGCGCACCTTGATTATCGTTGATGAAGGCGCAGAAGTGCACTATATCGAAGGTTGTACCGCGCCAGTTTATAGCACCAACTCATTGCACTCAGCAGTGGTTGAAATTATCGTGAAGAAAGGTGGCAAATGCCGCTACACCACGATTCAAAACTGGGCCAACAATATCTTCAATTTGGTGACCAAACGGGCCGTAGCCTATGAAGATGCTTCGATGGAATGGGTCGATGGTAACATTGGTTCGAAGTTGACCATGAAGTATCCTGCGGTTTACATGATGGGTCGCGGCGCAAAGGGTGAGGTGCTCTCAGTTGCTTATGCTGGCGAAGGCCAACATCAAGACGCTGGGGCCAAGATGGTGCACGGCGCTCCCGACACTACCAGCCGTATCACCAACAAATCAGTCTCGAAGAACGGCGGTCGTACGACCTATCGTGGTTTGGCTAAGGTTATGCGCGGTGCACACAACGCCAAAATCAACGTGGTGTGTGATGCCTTGATTCTTGACGATCGCTCAGCCTCGGATACGATTCCCTACATCGAGATCGAGGAAGATTCAGCAACCGTCGCCCACGAAGCAACCGTCGGCAAAATCGGTGAAGAGCAATTGTTCTATCTGATGAGCCGTGGCCTCGACGAAGCCGAAGCACTTTCGATGATTGTGTTGGGCTTTATGGAGCCATTCACCCGCGAATTGCCCATGGAGTACGCGGTCGAATTGAACCGCTTAATCCAAATGGAAATGGAAGGTTCGGTCGGCTAG